DNA from Pseudophryne corroboree isolate aPseCor3 chromosome 7, aPseCor3.hap2, whole genome shotgun sequence:
tgagagatgtgtgctgagcgaacccaggctgatattctaagcaatttagtcagattgcttagaatatcgctccgtgagtacccccctataaagtaacaaccaatcagctcctaactgccatttttcaaaagtTCAATCTGACCTATCTACTTGTGAGTCAGGGAAGTCGATCAGGCTGTATTAAGTGGGTCTGTTAATACAGTAGCCGGGGCAGTTTGCTCATTTCTGCAATGTAGCCTCAGTGAATTACTGTTAGTTTTTGCAGCTAAATTGAAACATGTCTCTTCTTAAGCCTGATAAATAACAGAACATTTGCCAATCATCCTATTACCAGCTGCTGGCAATGAGAGTAAGAAACTGCTGAGCACAAGTCTCCACAGCTAAGTGCGTCAGTTGTTTATAGACACGTGTCATGTCACCTTCAATAAGAGTATTTCCGATGGTACGATACAGACTTTCCAGCTGGAAACACATGTCTGTAATCctacaatacagatgtgtccagatGCACATTTGCCTGGTCCCCAAAACTCCTCAACGACTTCTAATATCCATACACTGACCTGTAGGGGGCGCCTCTCATAGGTAACCACACCATGGATAGGTAGTATAGGAGTAATAAATATAGTGGAACCACTGTGTAGCGTACATATCTGTGTTACATCATTATGGTCATTAATGCCTTGTACGTCCACCTGGTCCCTGTAGAGCTACGTGATGCCTTTGTGGAGTTCGACAAGGACAAGGATGGCTACATCACCTGCAAGGACCTGGGGAACCTGATGCGGATCATGGGCTATATGCCCACGGAGATGGAGCTGATAGAGCTGTCTCAGCAGATCAACATGAACCGTGAGTACTGTGAGCGCCAAGCAGAGCATTCGGTCAGATCCAGCATTACCCATCGCAGCAGAAAGATAACGGGTGTCCACTGTAGAAGAACATCATGTTTATTAATGGTGTCCAGTGGGATATATATGTTGAAGCTTGTTCCTCTCTTCCATACTTCCTCCCTTCTGCACTGGTCTCACAGTCAtctttcttctcccccccccccccccccccccacccctttctcCTCCAGTTGGAGGTCGGGTGGATTTCCAGGACTTTGTTGACCTGATGACCCCAAAGCTGCTGGAAGAGACGGCCGGGATGATTGGAGTGAAGGAACTAAGAGATGCCTTCAAAGAGGTTAAAGAACTTGACAATAACGGCTGAGATAACTTTAGGCACTAAATAAATACATATTACAATAAGAACATTTATGGAGTTAAGGACGTAGACTTGGTAAGTGTTGGGTGGGCTGCTGCCTGACGGTGGTTTATTGAATCCCAGTCCTCATTATACTGTAGATGGGTGGTTGTTCTGTGACATATCCAAGGCTAGGGTTCCTAAGAAGCATATTTGTATGACTTTAATCTGTTATCACCATCCTGAGGTGGTAATAATAACACAACAGGTGTTGCAGCGGGGCATGTATTACCAACACCACATGGCCTTTACCATCAGTCATCCGCAGTCATTCACAGCTTTCATGAAAGTTGTAAGAAATGGCCACTGATTGGACAGCACCGGTGGCTATGGAGTGTATTTAGTGTAATCCAAAACCACAATGGTTGACTTCTGTCTTTCTGGTGACTTCACAGTTTGATGCCAATGGTGATGGGGAGATTACTCTGGACGAGCTACAGCAGGCCATGCAAAGGCTTCTGGGAGAAAAACTGACCAACAGTGAGATTGCTGACGTAGTGCGGGAAGCTGATATGAATGGGGATGGGACGGTGGATTTTGAAGGTAAGATCTTACCTATGTTACCATCCCATACTTACTACTGCCCTGAGACCTGTCCCCTACTTCCCTATTATACTGTATCTATGAATACATTCACCTCCTCTTCCCCTGCAGAGTTTGTGCGAATGATGTCACGCTGATCCCTGACGTCTCTCCACTTGACCTCCAATGAAGATCAAGGACACCCTGACCGCAGAGGCCATACAGTATACACCAGCAAATATCTTAACAGCGCTATCTGTAGCAGATCTAGCAGTAAataggacccctctgggtcacgctCCCTACCTTTTTCAGAACTCTTGTGAATAAATATCCCTGCTTTTGTAGCTTGGTCTCTGTGCGTTAGTGGAAGAGGATTTGGTTTGGAGTGAAAAGAGAACTTAGTGGGTTTAAGGATATAACATGGCTATGGGGCAGGGGTTCCACAATTACACCTCTTAGTACAGGAAACTGGAgatgagctgggtacacactggagtgatgggGATTTGTTCCGACATCGGAACGAATTCCCGTCAGCCCGGATTGGATGTACACACTGGGGCGACTTTAATGAAAGACGGAACGATCGTATTCCGTCATTCATTAACATACTACAGGATGCtagcgatattgggggtcattccgacccatttgcttgctgcgttttaacgcagcagagcgaacgggtccttgctgctcatgcgccggcgccgtagtgcttaattgacaggctgaggcaatcgatgggcgggagggggggaaAAGGcggtgtttggccaccgtttcgtaggcgcggtccgcccaacgcaggcgtggccggaccgaacggggggcgggccaccggactgacatgcggggcggactagccccgtgctgggcgtccccccacatgtcaggaaagatgatcgtagctgtgctaaatttagcacagctacgatcaactcggaataacccccattgtctggTTTGATGCGCAGCACATGAAACCTGACGTCGCATGCGACAGCGGAAGCATGCCTATtaagcgtacacactgagcgatgtagacgATATGCCGGCCCGATCTGCCCGATATCGCTCagtttgtacccagctttactccaaCACACAATACCACTTTCACATATCTATACTAAACCAGTTCAGCTTCATCAGAGTCTTAACACCTTCTTATGAACAAGATGAAACTCTGAAACCTAACTATAATGTCTATTCACCTGCGTGTctcttagggatgtgcacttgaaatttttcgggttttgtgttttggttttgggttcggttcggcggccgtgttttgggttcgaccgcgttttggcaaaacctcaccgaattttttttgtcggattcgggtgtgttttggattcgggtgtttttttcaaaaaaccctaaaaaacagcttaaatcatagaatttgggggtcattttgatcccaaagtattattaacctcaataaccataatttccactcattttcagtctattctgaacacctcacacctcacaatattatttttagtcctaaaatttgcaccgaggtcgctggatgactaagctaagcgaccctagtggccgacacaaacacctggcccatctaggagtggcactgcagtgtcacgcaggatggcccttccaaaaaacactccccaaacagcacatgacgcaaagaaaaaaagaggcgcaatgaggtagctgtgtgagtaagctaagcgaccctagtggccgacacaaacacctggcccatctaggagtggcactgcagtgtcacgcaggatggcccttccaaaaaacactccccaaacagcacatgacgcaaagaagaaaaaaagaggtgcaatgaggtagctgtgtgagtaagataagcgaccctagtggccgacacaaacacctggcccatctaggagtggcactgcagtgtcacgcaggatggcccttccaaaaaacactccccaaacagcacatgacgcaaagaagaaaaaaagaggcgcaat
Protein-coding regions in this window:
- the LOC134943939 gene encoding calcium-binding protein 5-like; this translates as MQGLGPACIFLRKGIAEKQGYRELGTDEIEELRDAFVEFDKDKDGYITCKDLGNLMRIMGYMPTEMELIELSQQINMNLGGRVDFQDFVDLMTPKLLEETAGMIGVKELRDAFKEFDANGDGEITLDELQQAMQRLLGEKLTNSEIADVVREADMNGDGTVDFEEFVRMMSR